The proteins below are encoded in one region of Pithys albifrons albifrons isolate INPA30051 chromosome 25, PitAlb_v1, whole genome shotgun sequence:
- the ACBD4 gene encoding acyl-CoA-binding domain-containing protein 4 isoform X1 — protein sequence MEPPSCGEQFRAAVQVIQGLPRSGAYRPSYEEMLRFYSYYKQATAGRCQGPRPGFWDPIGRYKWDAWHSLGRMSKEEAMAAYVEEMKKVAQKVIDTVPMDETSEEMFRYFEPLYEVIHDMPRPPESFFKRKRASRGRPDGPIRDVPGSSPAPECPEDALPGEQQDGQHVPGGGLAPATEGLEGSQVTSDSKGDMYCDTLEQGEPEKAGQLQGLTPNGIQAGAEPLEPCGAGQGQWGEGRRPEGSSSTDLAALGSQTDLRLSRGEQDPGSTPELGPELEAHVASAVQALQEELRRVRERLSRLETLIWAQGDTAGTDPEPALAPQETSPWPVAVSPRTLLFLATWPFLTQWLLRRWQGRNR from the exons ATGGAGCCGCCGAGCTGCGGGGAGCAGTTCCGCGCCGCCGTGCAGGTGATCCAGGGGCTGCCGCGGAGTG GGGCGTACCGGCCCTCCTACGAGGAGATGCTGCGCTTCTACAGCTACTACAAGCAGGCGACGGCGGGGCGCTGCCAGGGCCCGCGGCCCGGCTTCTGGGACCCCATCGGCCGGTACAAGTG GGAcgcctggcacagcctggggaggaTGTCCAAGGAGGAGGCCATGGCCGCGTACGTGGAGGAGATGAAGAAGGTGGCCCAGAAG GTCATCGACACCGTGCCCATGGACGAGACCTCAGAGGAGATGTTCAGGTACTTCGAGCCGCTCTACGAGGTGATTCACGACATGCCCCGGCCCCCCGAGTCCTTCTTCAAGAGGAAAAGGG CCAGTCGGGGGCGGCCGGACGGCCCCATCCGGGAtgtgccagggagcagcccGGCTCCGGAGTGCCCTGAGGACGCcctgcctggggagcagcaggacgGGCAGCACGTGCCAG GAGGTGGGCTGGCTCCTGCCAcggaggggctggagggcagcCAGGTGACCAGTGACTCCAAGGGGGACATGTACTGCGACACCCTGGAGCAGGGGGAGCCTGAGAAG gctgggcagctgcagggccTCACCCCAAATGGCAtccaggctggggctgagcccctggagccctgtggtgctgggcaggggcagtggggtGAAGGCAGAAGACCcgaggggagcagcagcactgacctcgcagccctgggctcccagaCAG aTCTCCGGCTCTCCCGAGGGGAGCAGGACCCCGGGAGCACCCCCGAGCTCGGCCCGGAGCTGGAGGCCCACGTGGCCAGCGCGGTGCAGgccctgcaggaggagctgcgGCGGGTGCGGGAACGGCTGAGCCGGCTGGAGACGCTCATCTGGGCACAG ggggacacagctgggacagacCCTGAGCCGGCACTTGCTCCACAG GAGACGTCCCCGTGGCCCGTGGCCGTGTCCCCCCGCACGCTGCTCTTCCTGGCCACTTGGCCCTTCCTCACCCAGTGGTTGCTGCGCCgctggcagggcaggaacaggTGA
- the ACBD4 gene encoding acyl-CoA-binding domain-containing protein 4 isoform X2 — protein MSKEEAMAAYVEEMKKVAQKVIDTVPMDETSEEMFRYFEPLYEVIHDMPRPPESFFKRKRASRGRPDGPIRDVPGSSPAPECPEDALPGEQQDGQHVPGGGLAPATEGLEGSQVTSDSKGDMYCDTLEQGEPEKAGQLQGLTPNGIQAGAEPLEPCGAGQGQWGEGRRPEGSSSTDLAALGSQTDLRLSRGEQDPGSTPELGPELEAHVASAVQALQEELRRVRERLSRLETLIWAQGDTAGTDPEPALAPQETSPWPVAVSPRTLLFLATWPFLTQWLLRRWQGRNR, from the exons aTGTCCAAGGAGGAGGCCATGGCCGCGTACGTGGAGGAGATGAAGAAGGTGGCCCAGAAG GTCATCGACACCGTGCCCATGGACGAGACCTCAGAGGAGATGTTCAGGTACTTCGAGCCGCTCTACGAGGTGATTCACGACATGCCCCGGCCCCCCGAGTCCTTCTTCAAGAGGAAAAGGG CCAGTCGGGGGCGGCCGGACGGCCCCATCCGGGAtgtgccagggagcagcccGGCTCCGGAGTGCCCTGAGGACGCcctgcctggggagcagcaggacgGGCAGCACGTGCCAG GAGGTGGGCTGGCTCCTGCCAcggaggggctggagggcagcCAGGTGACCAGTGACTCCAAGGGGGACATGTACTGCGACACCCTGGAGCAGGGGGAGCCTGAGAAG gctgggcagctgcagggccTCACCCCAAATGGCAtccaggctggggctgagcccctggagccctgtggtgctgggcaggggcagtggggtGAAGGCAGAAGACCcgaggggagcagcagcactgacctcgcagccctgggctcccagaCAG aTCTCCGGCTCTCCCGAGGGGAGCAGGACCCCGGGAGCACCCCCGAGCTCGGCCCGGAGCTGGAGGCCCACGTGGCCAGCGCGGTGCAGgccctgcaggaggagctgcgGCGGGTGCGGGAACGGCTGAGCCGGCTGGAGACGCTCATCTGGGCACAG ggggacacagctgggacagacCCTGAGCCGGCACTTGCTCCACAG GAGACGTCCCCGTGGCCCGTGGCCGTGTCCCCCCGCACGCTGCTCTTCCTGGCCACTTGGCCCTTCCTCACCCAGTGGTTGCTGCGCCgctggcagggcaggaacaggTGA